The following coding sequences lie in one Streptomyces xiamenensis genomic window:
- a CDS encoding fatty acid desaturase family protein: MPEAPAPAVPVPLPVSVPVTPAPHGDEFAPLLRQIRSQGLLERRRGWYAASIAVNALALAVVIAAMVWLGDTWWTLLLAIPLALFSTRTAFIGHDAGHSQIAGRRAGRVIGLIHGNLLLGMSSAWWNDKHNRHHANPNHLDKDPDVGVGVLVWTAHQAEKREGFGRWLTRNQARLFFPLLLLEGMALKVSSVQMVLSSKGWERQGLRPRLVEGLLLAAHVTGYVLLLGAVLSPGKAVVFALIHHALFGLHLGSVFAPNHKGMEIPGPEDRWGHLKRQVLTSRNVRGGLVTDWLMGGLNYQIEHHLFPSMARPHLRLARPLVRHYCREADVRYTETGLLDSYRQALGHMHAVGAPLREGRVPAGTGDTGSAFN; encoded by the coding sequence ATGCCCGAAGCCCCGGCCCCCGCCGTGCCCGTACCCCTTCCCGTGTCCGTGCCGGTGACCCCCGCGCCGCACGGGGACGAGTTCGCGCCACTGCTGCGGCAGATCAGGAGCCAGGGCCTGCTGGAGCGGCGGCGCGGCTGGTACGCGGCCTCCATCGCCGTCAACGCGCTGGCGCTGGCCGTGGTGATTGCCGCGATGGTGTGGCTGGGGGACACCTGGTGGACGCTGCTGCTGGCGATACCACTGGCCCTGTTCTCCACCCGCACCGCGTTCATCGGGCACGACGCGGGCCACTCCCAGATCGCCGGCCGGCGCGCCGGCCGGGTGATCGGGCTGATCCACGGCAATCTGCTGCTGGGGATGAGTTCGGCCTGGTGGAACGACAAGCACAACCGGCATCACGCGAACCCCAACCACCTCGACAAGGACCCGGACGTGGGGGTCGGGGTGCTGGTGTGGACCGCCCACCAGGCGGAGAAGCGGGAGGGCTTCGGCCGCTGGCTCACCCGCAACCAGGCGAGGCTGTTCTTCCCGCTGCTGCTGCTGGAGGGGATGGCGCTGAAGGTCTCCAGTGTGCAGATGGTGCTGTCCTCCAAGGGCTGGGAGCGGCAGGGGCTTCGGCCGCGACTGGTGGAGGGGCTGCTGCTGGCGGCCCACGTCACCGGCTACGTGCTGCTGCTCGGCGCCGTGCTCTCCCCGGGGAAGGCGGTGGTGTTCGCCCTGATCCACCACGCGCTGTTCGGGCTGCACCTGGGCTCGGTCTTCGCGCCCAACCACAAGGGCATGGAGATCCCGGGTCCCGAGGACCGCTGGGGGCACCTGAAGCGGCAGGTGCTCACCTCGCGCAACGTGCGAGGCGGTCTGGTCACCGACTGGCTGATGGGCGGGCTCAACTACCAGATAGAGCACCATCTCTTCCCGAGCATGGCCCGCCCGCACCTGCGGCTGGCCCGCCCGCTGGTGCGGCACTACTGCCGCGAGGCGGACGTGCGGTACACGGAGACCGGGCTGCTCGACTCCTACCGGCAGGCGCTGGGCCACATGCACGCGGTGGGAGCTCCGTTG